A genomic stretch from Alphaproteobacteria bacterium includes:
- a CDS encoding SDR family NAD(P)-dependent oxidoreductase produces MSKVWFITGCSKGFGWELTQELLKTDACIVATARNPDLLKEMQQKYPDQLLVLKLDVTKQNDIDFGVQEALTRFKRIDVLVNNAGYGLVGALEECSMEEIRNQFETNVFGLMNVTRTILPAMRAQKAGHIINISSVAGLVAGAGSGMYSGTKFAVEGFSESLAQDVSNFGIKVTLIEPGPFKTDFAGRSIKIPPAHPDYKDSSAHSTRDYIKNIHTNQPGDPIKAAKIMIHLTELRDPPLRLPLGNIALERIFTKFDSLIADLKKYEDLIRSADYNLEKV; encoded by the coding sequence ATGTCAAAAGTTTGGTTTATCACGGGATGTTCAAAAGGTTTTGGTTGGGAATTAACCCAAGAACTCCTTAAAACAGACGCTTGTATTGTTGCAACGGCTCGCAACCCAGACCTTTTAAAAGAAATGCAACAAAAATACCCCGATCAATTGTTGGTATTAAAATTAGATGTTACCAAACAAAATGATATTGATTTTGGGGTTCAAGAAGCCCTTACAAGATTTAAACGTATTGATGTTTTAGTTAATAATGCCGGGTATGGGTTGGTGGGCGCCCTTGAAGAATGCTCAATGGAGGAAATACGCAATCAGTTTGAGACCAATGTTTTTGGTTTGATGAACGTTACTCGCACAATTTTGCCAGCTATGCGAGCTCAAAAAGCTGGTCACATAATTAACATATCTTCTGTTGCTGGGCTTGTGGCTGGGGCAGGGTCTGGAATGTATAGTGGAACGAAATTTGCGGTAGAAGGTTTTTCTGAGAGTTTGGCTCAAGACGTTTCAAACTTTGGTATTAAGGTAACCCTTATAGAACCTGGCCCTTTTAAAACAGATTTTGCAGGAAGATCTATTAAAATTCCTCCCGCTCATCCAGATTATAAAGACAGCTCAGCTCACAGCACACGAGATTATATAAAAAATATACATACAAATCAGCCGGGCGATCCGATTAAAGCCGCAAAAATTATGATACATCTTACGGAATTAAGAGATCCTCCCTTGCGATTACCCTTAGGAAATATTGCTTTGGAGCGTATCTTTACTAAATTTGACAGCCTAATTGCTGACCTTAAAAAGTATGAAGACCTTATACGCTCCGCAGATTATAATTTAGAGAAGGTATAG
- a CDS encoding acetyl-CoA carboxylase carboxyltransferase subunit beta — protein MNWLTNFVRPKIQALMHKNEVPDNLWDKCDACEHMIFHRDLVENTYVCHHCENHMRMTVQDRLESLFDHKTFIKAPLSKVISDPLKFKDSKRYTDRLKDYRSRTGQDDAIVVASGKIGGQSAVVAAFDFSFMGGSMGIAVGEGILTAAELAVNTHAALIIIPASGGARMQEGALSLMQMPRTTIAVKKVKEANLPYIVILTNPTTGGVSASFAMLGDIAISEPKAIIGFAGARVIEETIRQKLPEGFQRAEYLLDHGMIDMVVHRHKLAETVGRILSMLNPQSGTAKVRFQK, from the coding sequence ATGAATTGGCTAACAAATTTTGTTCGTCCTAAGATACAAGCTCTCATGCACAAAAATGAAGTGCCTGATAATTTGTGGGATAAGTGTGATGCCTGTGAACATATGATTTTTCATCGGGATCTGGTTGAAAATACGTATGTCTGCCATCACTGCGAAAATCATATGCGTATGACGGTTCAAGATCGTCTTGAGTCTTTATTTGATCACAAAACCTTTATTAAGGCTCCCTTATCAAAAGTTATTTCTGACCCCTTAAAATTTAAGGATAGCAAACGATATACAGATCGTTTGAAAGATTATCGCAGTCGAACTGGGCAGGATGACGCCATCGTTGTTGCGAGTGGTAAAATTGGCGGACAGTCTGCCGTGGTAGCTGCCTTTGACTTTTCTTTTATGGGAGGCTCAATGGGCATTGCCGTTGGCGAGGGGATTCTGACAGCTGCCGAGTTGGCCGTTAACACCCATGCTGCCTTAATTATTATCCCCGCTTCAGGGGGCGCACGAATGCAAGAAGGCGCTTTATCCTTAATGCAAATGCCGCGTACAACGATTGCTGTGAAAAAAGTGAAAGAAGCGAATTTACCCTATATTGTCATATTAACAAACCCAACCACCGGGGGGGTCTCAGCTTCTTTTGCTATGCTGGGAGATATTGCAATTTCTGAACCCAAAGCAATTATCGGGTTTGCCGGGGCACGGGTCATTGAAGAAACGATCCGTCAAAAATTGCCAGAAGGCTTTCAGCGGGCAGAATACCTCCTAGACCATGGAATGATAGACATGGTTGTGCACCGCCATAAGTTAGCTGAAACGGTGGGGCGCATATTGAGCATGCTTAATCCCCAATCTGGAACAGCCAAAGTGCGTTTTCAAAAATAA
- a CDS encoding redoxin domain-containing protein, producing the protein MNKNIYFIMGLVLASIGAAGFWALTAESPAPEADKKQTRKVSLLSINYIPTSPSKPIDEGKFWHADSETVTEATEISLKEFSGKPVILHFWATWCGPCLQELPQLDAFAKKYGDTAHIIAVATDIKDIEKIRNFYNSKGIKNLKIAYDKKGILAQSFRTPVLPTTVFINSQGHEIGRIQGIVEWEGKAGRLINSHLSRN; encoded by the coding sequence ATGAACAAAAATATCTATTTTATTATGGGCCTTGTTTTAGCCAGTATAGGAGCTGCAGGGTTTTGGGCATTAACTGCAGAATCTCCCGCCCCAGAAGCCGATAAAAAGCAAACCCGAAAAGTGTCTTTACTATCCATCAACTATATTCCAACTTCCCCCTCAAAACCCATTGATGAAGGAAAATTTTGGCATGCTGATTCTGAAACTGTAACCGAAGCTACAGAAATAAGTCTTAAAGAATTTTCAGGAAAACCCGTCATTCTACATTTTTGGGCAACCTGGTGTGGCCCTTGCCTGCAAGAACTGCCCCAACTTGATGCGTTTGCTAAAAAATACGGGGACACCGCTCATATTATCGCCGTAGCAACTGATATAAAGGACATAGAGAAAATTCGCAATTTCTATAACTCCAAAGGCATTAAAAATTTAAAGATTGCTTACGATAAAAAAGGTATTTTAGCACAATCATTTCGCACTCCCGTCCTCCCCACAACCGTGTTTATTAATTCCCAAGGACATGAAATCGGCCGCATTCAAGGCATTGTTGAGTGGGAGGGAAAAGCGGGTAGGCTCATTAATAGTCATCTAAGCCGAAACTAA
- a CDS encoding integration host factor subunit beta produces the protein MTRSELIAKVSASFQNLTYAQVEEMVCKIFDEVMDALAKGGRVELRGFGTFSIRHRNPRKSRNPRTGEVLMVESKSVPFFKTGKELRQLLNA, from the coding sequence ATGACACGGTCTGAACTGATTGCCAAAGTAAGTGCATCCTTTCAAAACCTAACTTATGCCCAAGTGGAAGAGATGGTTTGTAAAATATTTGATGAAGTTATGGACGCGTTAGCAAAAGGCGGTCGCGTAGAATTGCGTGGATTCGGTACTTTTTCAATTCGTCATCGCAACCCTCGTAAAAGCCGCAATCCTCGCACAGGTGAAGTTCTTATGGTCGAAAGTAAGAGTGTTCCCTTCTTTAAGACAGGAAAAGAACTTCGTCAATTGTTGAATGCCTAG
- a CDS encoding DUF1318 domain-containing protein, which yields MMINCIILLLALGIVTCHADATTVAEVLKTKKVCEGPDGFIRATPGNETEMAGYVSATNKARDVSYNKIAKKSGVTSSDVGREYAAQQHSQDLCK from the coding sequence ATGATGATAAATTGTATTATACTATTGCTGGCCCTAGGTATTGTGACTTGCCATGCCGATGCGACAACGGTAGCTGAGGTTTTAAAGACTAAGAAAGTATGCGAAGGTCCAGATGGATTTATTCGGGCTACACCGGGCAATGAAACAGAAATGGCGGGCTACGTTTCAGCTACTAATAAAGCACGTGACGTTTCTTATAACAAAATTGCAAAGAAATCAGGGGTAACTTCCAGTGATGTAGGGCGCGAGTATGCAGCCCAGCAACATTCGCAAGACCTTTGCAAATAA
- a CDS encoding thymidine kinase, whose protein sequence is MAKLYFYYSAMNAGKTTTLLQSSYNYHERGMDTLLFTPIIDDRFAPGKIASRIGLAKEAIPFDRTFNFFDHIHHTRLQLPKLRCILIDEAQFMTKDQVMQSAQVVDQLKLPVLTYGLRTDFRGETFEGSRYLLSLADELSEIKTICHCGSKAIMNARLDGNGKIVREGEQIFIGGNDRYIALCRKHFLSGDVG, encoded by the coding sequence ATGGCAAAGCTCTATTTTTATTATTCCGCAATGAATGCGGGGAAAACCACGACCCTCCTCCAATCCAGTTACAATTATCACGAGAGGGGAATGGATACTTTGCTCTTCACGCCTATTATTGACGATCGGTTCGCTCCCGGCAAAATTGCCTCCCGTATTGGACTTGCTAAGGAAGCTATTCCATTTGATCGTACCTTCAATTTTTTCGACCACATTCACCACACACGCCTCCAACTGCCCAAGTTACGATGTATCTTGATTGACGAAGCACAATTTATGACAAAAGATCAAGTTATGCAGTCCGCACAAGTGGTCGATCAATTGAAATTACCTGTACTCACATATGGCTTACGTACAGATTTTCGCGGAGAAACCTTTGAGGGAAGCCGATATTTACTCTCATTGGCTGATGAGCTAAGTGAAATAAAAACCATATGCCATTGTGGGAGTAAAGCCATTATGAACGCCCGCCTAGATGGAAATGGCAAAATTGTGCGTGAAGGTGAACAAATCTTTATTGGCGGAAATGACCGCTACATAGCCCTATGCCGCAAGCATTTTCTAAGCGGTGATGTAGGCTAG
- a CDS encoding acyl-CoA dehydrogenase — protein MSNSTFIWADPLLLEDQLEALEREIRDSAHAYCQEKLMPRILEANRKEYFDPAILTEMGQMGFLGATLSPSQGGSGAGYVSYGLITREVERVDSSYRSALSVQSSLVIYPIATYGTQSMQQKYLPRLMTGESIGCFGLTEPDAGSDPGNLRTTARKTGGGYLLNGTKTWITNSPIADVLVVWARTEDGLIRGFVIDRDTPGVSTPKIEGKFSLRASITGMISLEDAFVPEENMFPTITGLKGPFGCLNNARYGIAWGALGAAEFCWHATRQYTLDRKQFGRPLAANQLVQKKLADMQTEITLALQACLRVGRLKDQGHVAAEATSLIKRNTCAKSLDIARTARDLHGGNGIVDEYHVIRHVMNLEAVNTYEGTHDIHALILGRAQTGIAAFGGE, from the coding sequence ATGTCTAACTCAACCTTTATTTGGGCAGATCCTCTCCTGCTTGAAGATCAACTGGAAGCTCTAGAGCGCGAAATTCGGGACTCAGCACATGCTTATTGCCAAGAAAAACTAATGCCAAGAATTCTCGAAGCAAATCGCAAAGAGTATTTTGATCCTGCCATTTTAACAGAAATGGGACAAATGGGATTTTTGGGGGCAACGCTGTCTCCTTCTCAGGGTGGCTCGGGGGCTGGATACGTAAGTTATGGGCTCATTACGCGAGAAGTTGAACGAGTGGATTCTAGCTATCGCTCTGCTTTGAGTGTTCAATCTTCACTTGTCATCTATCCAATCGCAACTTATGGAACACAAAGTATGCAGCAAAAATACTTGCCACGTTTAATGACAGGAGAAAGTATAGGATGCTTTGGGCTCACGGAGCCTGATGCAGGATCTGACCCGGGAAATTTGCGGACCACCGCTCGTAAAACGGGAGGGGGTTATCTTTTAAACGGTACGAAGACGTGGATAACAAACTCACCAATTGCCGATGTTCTGGTGGTTTGGGCGCGGACAGAAGATGGATTGATCCGGGGTTTTGTAATTGATCGAGATACACCGGGTGTTTCAACCCCTAAAATTGAGGGTAAATTTAGTTTGCGGGCCTCTATTACGGGTATGATTTCCCTTGAAGATGCTTTTGTGCCTGAAGAAAACATGTTCCCAACTATCACAGGATTAAAGGGGCCATTTGGTTGCTTAAATAATGCTCGCTACGGTATTGCCTGGGGGGCTTTAGGTGCCGCAGAATTTTGCTGGCACGCGACACGTCAATATACCCTCGATCGAAAGCAATTTGGTCGCCCTCTTGCGGCGAATCAATTGGTTCAAAAAAAGTTGGCAGATATGCAAACGGAAATCACTCTTGCCTTACAAGCGTGTTTGCGAGTGGGGCGGTTAAAAGATCAGGGGCATGTTGCTGCAGAAGCTACCTCCCTCATTAAACGTAATACATGTGCCAAATCTTTGGACATCGCTCGGACGGCTCGTGATCTGCACGGCGGTAACGGCATAGTGGATGAGTATCATGTTATTCGTCACGTTATGAATTTGGAAGCGGTTAACACTTACGAGGGGACGCATGACATTCACGCGCTCATCCTTGGTCGTGCCCAAACAGGCATCGCTGCCTTTGGAGGGGAATGA
- a CDS encoding NAD(P)/FAD-dependent oxidoreductase: protein MKSENTTYDVIIIGAGAAGLMAAISAGARGKKTLLIEHTDKVGEKIRISGGGRCNFTNLRAAPHNYISNNPHFMKSALAKYTQHQFIKLVESYNIAYHEKTLGQLFCDGSSKQIIYMLKDQCQKNGVEIRLNLRVLDVCRQTNFKVETSEEILTCEALIIAAGGLSIPKIGASDFGYRIARKFGLKVIPPRPALVPLIVNETDRSSFASLSGVSNDSVVTYGKVNFRENILFTHRGLSGPAILQISSYLEKFDNEDIHIDLLPDLNLKDYFITNKTNKQTPANVLKHRLTNRLVDTLALAPDFHKSITDLRKDVLFAIADQFHHFKVKIKDSEGYQKAEVTAGGVDTDELSSKTMAAKKVPGLFFIGEVVDVTGWLGGYNFQWAWSSGYAAGSQC, encoded by the coding sequence ATGAAATCAGAAAACACGACGTACGATGTCATAATTATTGGTGCAGGAGCCGCTGGATTAATGGCGGCTATATCTGCAGGTGCGCGGGGTAAAAAAACACTTCTCATTGAACACACGGATAAAGTGGGGGAGAAAATCCGTATTTCTGGAGGAGGTCGGTGTAATTTTACAAACTTACGAGCAGCCCCCCACAATTATATTAGCAACAATCCCCATTTTATGAAATCAGCCCTTGCTAAATACACACAGCATCAATTCATCAAACTCGTAGAGTCCTATAATATTGCTTATCATGAAAAAACGTTGGGGCAATTATTCTGTGACGGGTCATCGAAGCAAATTATTTATATGCTTAAGGATCAATGTCAAAAAAATGGTGTTGAGATTCGTCTTAATTTACGTGTGCTTGATGTATGTCGACAGACCAATTTTAAGGTTGAAACGTCAGAAGAAATTTTGACCTGTGAGGCTCTGATCATTGCTGCTGGCGGATTATCTATTCCTAAAATTGGTGCCAGTGATTTTGGGTATCGAATCGCCAGAAAGTTTGGATTGAAAGTCATTCCTCCTCGTCCGGCTTTGGTTCCCTTAATTGTGAATGAAACTGATAGATCATCTTTTGCTAGTTTAAGTGGGGTGTCCAATGATTCCGTGGTCACCTATGGGAAAGTTAATTTTCGGGAAAATATTTTATTTACCCATCGTGGTTTAAGTGGACCGGCAATTTTACAAATTTCTTCTTATCTTGAAAAATTTGACAATGAAGATATTCATATTGATTTGCTTCCTGATCTTAATTTGAAAGACTATTTCATAACAAACAAAACTAATAAGCAAACACCGGCAAACGTTTTGAAACATCGTTTGACAAACCGGTTGGTGGACACCTTGGCTTTAGCTCCTGATTTTCATAAAAGCATTACAGATCTTCGAAAAGACGTTCTTTTTGCTATTGCCGATCAATTTCACCATTTTAAAGTAAAGATCAAGGATAGCGAGGGATATCAAAAAGCCGAAGTCACCGCAGGAGGGGTAGATACGGATGAGCTATCTTCCAAAACAATGGCGGCTAAAAAAGTGCCAGGATTATTTTTCATTGGTGAGGTTGTGGATGTGACGGGTTGGCTTGGAGGCTATAATTTTCAGTGGGCTTGGTCGTCAGGATATGCCGCGGGTAGTCAGTGTTAA
- a CDS encoding diguanylate cyclase, with translation MQQNEKKPDDKKSVQNQCTVKGTLDDTELHLAWLAQQFPKHSAAVLNIQNSLLILKKINKNIVATNKNKGQMVKLKNEIAMQIGKIQDYIRAEKGRESKELNWTFQRLVENLQEHIILDYDPQETSTGTQFLHSIGFDQIVSMINAASLHEPEWMSRTGTLLVLDDNPNTSQALMRRLTREGHIVLNAATESEGFAYLRSHAVEAILVDYIMFQNKICDFLKKIEADHLVGYIPVIVIGAPENIDVMEKMTELGVGDYLAKPVNPTLLKMQVHAVLEKKYAFEQRVKRSQEMQRTRQELVAAIQDLPDGFGIFDQNNHLVMHNEKLFEYYPHLKHRDEMTRGGLTFEGYLEANLAAGIYLFENERARRSWIAEKKANFFLPASQWEESLSNGLVLGVTTYRTPDGGGALVVKDISQDKAHHQDLTFLAYHDSLTGLLNRKAFHQKLSQSIFSVKNSETAHFAVLFLDLDEFKIINDSHGHDMGDWLLNQVAQRLRRCLRGDDTLARFGGDEFCIILNYPVNRTKIKLVASRILKSISNPYIREGISMSVGVSIGIAIYSSGIEDSESLLKEADEAMYVVKQSGKGRFCFYDELLKSKSSSKPKPTKYNKNR, from the coding sequence ATGCAACAAAATGAAAAAAAGCCTGATGATAAAAAGTCTGTACAAAATCAATGTACCGTTAAAGGAACCTTGGATGATACAGAATTACATTTGGCTTGGCTTGCCCAACAATTTCCCAAGCACTCTGCAGCAGTCCTCAATATTCAAAATTCTTTACTAATTTTGAAGAAAATCAATAAGAATATTGTGGCAACAAACAAAAACAAAGGGCAAATGGTAAAATTAAAAAATGAAATTGCTATGCAAATTGGAAAAATTCAAGACTATATACGTGCGGAAAAGGGGAGGGAAAGTAAGGAGTTAAACTGGACTTTTCAAAGATTAGTGGAAAATTTGCAAGAACATATCATTCTAGACTATGACCCTCAGGAAACGAGCACGGGAACACAGTTTCTGCACTCAATAGGGTTTGATCAAATTGTAAGCATGATTAATGCGGCCTCGCTTCACGAACCGGAGTGGATGTCTCGCACAGGAACGTTACTGGTTTTGGATGATAATCCCAATACCTCTCAAGCATTGATGCGCCGCTTGACCCGTGAAGGACACATCGTATTGAATGCCGCCACAGAATCTGAAGGATTTGCTTATCTGCGATCTCATGCCGTTGAAGCCATTTTGGTGGATTACATAATGTTCCAGAACAAAATTTGTGACTTTTTAAAAAAAATCGAAGCAGATCACCTTGTCGGCTACATACCTGTGATTGTTATTGGAGCTCCTGAAAACATTGATGTTATGGAGAAAATGACGGAATTAGGTGTGGGCGATTATTTGGCAAAACCCGTTAATCCTACATTGTTAAAAATGCAAGTCCACGCTGTTTTAGAAAAAAAATACGCTTTTGAACAGCGGGTTAAGCGTTCGCAAGAAATGCAGAGGACGCGTCAAGAACTTGTCGCGGCCATTCAAGATTTGCCAGATGGGTTTGGTATTTTTGATCAAAACAACCATTTGGTTATGCATAATGAAAAACTATTTGAATATTATCCACACCTAAAACATAGAGATGAAATGACCCGAGGGGGATTAACGTTTGAAGGCTATCTTGAAGCTAATCTTGCCGCAGGAATATATTTGTTTGAGAATGAGAGAGCTCGTCGATCTTGGATTGCTGAAAAGAAAGCGAATTTCTTCCTACCTGCCAGTCAATGGGAAGAATCCTTATCGAATGGCCTGGTGCTGGGCGTTACAACCTATCGAACACCTGATGGGGGGGGAGCTTTGGTCGTAAAAGATATTTCGCAAGATAAGGCTCATCATCAAGATCTAACCTTTTTGGCTTACCATGACTCGTTGACGGGATTATTAAATCGTAAAGCTTTTCACCAAAAATTGTCCCAATCTATCTTTAGTGTGAAAAATTCTGAAACAGCTCATTTTGCTGTCTTATTTCTTGACCTTGACGAATTTAAGATCATCAATGATTCCCATGGTCACGATATGGGGGATTGGTTATTAAATCAGGTTGCACAACGGTTAAGAAGATGCTTAAGAGGAGATGATACGCTGGCTCGGTTTGGTGGAGATGAGTTTTGTATTATCTTAAATTACCCCGTCAATCGTACCAAGATTAAGTTAGTTGCGAGTCGTATTTTGAAATCAATTTCAAATCCCTACATTCGAGAGGGTATATCAATGAGTGTTGGGGTAAGTATTGGAATTGCCATTTATTCGTCAGGAATAGAAGACAGCGAATCTCTTTTAAAGGAAGCTGATGAGGCAATGTATGTTGTAAAGCAATCTGGTAAAGGGCGCTTTTGCTTTTATGATGAACTTCTTAAGTCCAAATCTTCATCCAAACCAAAACCAACTAAATATAATAAAAATCGGTAG
- a CDS encoding YnbE family lipoprotein, producing the protein MAKSLLGLMGLTIIMMGCNPTVKVEAPDKPIVINMNMKIDHKVRVKVKDGLEKAKKENPEVFA; encoded by the coding sequence ATGGCTAAATCATTGTTGGGACTCATGGGGCTTACAATAATTATGATGGGATGTAATCCTACAGTTAAGGTAGAAGCACCAGATAAACCCATTGTTATTAATATGAATATGAAAATTGATCACAAAGTCAGAGTCAAAGTTAAAGATGGCTTAGAAAAAGCAAAGAAAGAAAACCCAGAAGTCTTTGCGTGA
- a CDS encoding insulinase family protein translates to MTIQQNTPSITTLDNGLRVVTSSIPHVETVTCGLWVEVGARHEPAPINGISHVLEHMAFKGTTRRSALEIAEEIEAVGGYLNAYTSREATAYHARILKENVPLAIDILADILQNSTFDATEFAREQSVIIQEIGQTYDTPDDIIFDYFQHTCFPEQPMGRAILGTAEIVRSLTPNQVKTYMKDHYGAQQMVFAAAGKLEHQEMVDWVGEKFSALPLDCPKEGATAVYTGGTFHQERDLEQTHIILGMKGLPFGDPDYYAASILSTVLGGGMSSRLFQEVREKRGLVYTIYSFSSSYRDTGIFGIYAGTSPQQVAELLPVVTQELDRFAGTLELSEINRAKAQLKAGLMMSLESTTSRCEQLANHMMIYGRPIPPHEILKKVDAVTMDQVTALAKRMFATPQTLTTLGPGQGIKR, encoded by the coding sequence ATGACCATTCAACAGAATACCCCATCTATTACAACGTTAGACAATGGTTTGCGTGTTGTGACAAGTTCAATTCCTCATGTGGAGACTGTAACTTGTGGATTGTGGGTTGAGGTAGGGGCCCGCCATGAACCCGCGCCGATTAATGGCATCTCCCACGTTCTTGAGCATATGGCGTTTAAAGGGACAACTCGACGTTCAGCCCTTGAAATTGCGGAAGAAATTGAAGCTGTTGGTGGATATTTGAATGCTTATACTTCGCGAGAAGCAACGGCGTATCATGCACGTATTTTAAAAGAAAATGTGCCTTTGGCTATTGATATTCTAGCTGATATTTTGCAAAATTCTACGTTTGATGCAACTGAATTTGCGCGAGAACAATCTGTCATTATCCAAGAAATTGGCCAGACATATGACACACCTGATGATATCATTTTTGACTACTTTCAGCACACGTGCTTTCCAGAGCAACCCATGGGGCGTGCTATTTTAGGAACGGCTGAGATTGTTCGTTCTTTGACTCCCAATCAGGTTAAAACTTACATGAAAGATCATTATGGAGCCCAGCAAATGGTCTTTGCGGCTGCTGGAAAGTTGGAACACCAGGAGATGGTTGATTGGGTTGGTGAGAAATTTTCAGCTTTGCCACTTGATTGTCCTAAGGAAGGCGCTACAGCTGTTTATACAGGGGGCACATTTCATCAAGAGCGTGATCTGGAGCAAACTCATATTATCCTAGGAATGAAGGGTCTTCCATTCGGAGATCCCGATTATTATGCAGCTTCAATCCTCTCAACAGTTTTGGGTGGGGGGATGTCTTCCCGTCTTTTCCAAGAAGTTCGAGAAAAGCGGGGGCTCGTTTATACGATTTATTCTTTTTCTTCAAGTTATCGCGATACGGGTATTTTTGGCATATATGCAGGGACAAGTCCTCAACAAGTGGCAGAATTGTTACCCGTTGTTACACAAGAACTGGACCGATTTGCCGGGACGCTGGAGCTCTCTGAAATAAATCGTGCAAAGGCCCAGTTGAAAGCGGGGTTGATGATGAGTTTGGAGAGCACCACATCCCGCTGTGAGCAATTGGCAAATCATATGATGATTTATGGTCGCCCCATTCCTCCCCATGAAATTTTAAAGAAAGTTGATGCAGTAACAATGGATCAAGTAACAGCCCTTGCAAAAAGAATGTTTGCCACTCCACAAACTTTAACAACTCTTGGGCCAGGACAAGGAATTAAGCGGTAA
- a CDS encoding sodium:proton antiporter → MLHDPLFFSLLWLIPFGGFLASLAFIPVFASKFWHQRFGIILGGWITSFIIPLVFQTGFFSTLSILAYTLLHHYVPFMALITVLYTIGGGIHISMKGKASPLINASILGFGAMLANLIGTMGASMLLIRPLIALNRYRHYRSHIIIFFIFLVANIGGVLTPLGDPPLFIGFLNGVDFFWTTTHLIYPFLIVGGAILVVFWAIDHYYFYHDPSVLDPDHLQGEAKITVKGQQNFLFLSGAIFIVIMESMITQKPHVTLAGVSIDLAALIRDTTLFFIAIASWKFTPSTVHEANRFTWAPLEEVAMVFLGIFITVIPVLGMLKAGEAGPLGSLILMANPHNIPDVNLYFWLTGLFSAFLDNAPTYLIFFNMAGGNPVSLMTEYAPILEAISLGAVFLGAMTYIGNAPNFVIRSIAIQSHIKMPGFLAYILWSSCILLPIFIIFSWFWFG, encoded by the coding sequence ATGCTGCATGATCCTCTATTTTTTTCTTTACTTTGGTTGATCCCGTTTGGAGGATTTTTGGCTTCTCTGGCCTTTATTCCCGTCTTTGCTTCTAAATTCTGGCATCAAAGATTTGGAATTATTTTGGGGGGATGGATCACCAGCTTTATTATTCCTTTAGTTTTTCAAACTGGTTTTTTTTCCACTCTTTCTATTTTAGCTTATACCTTACTCCATCATTACGTGCCTTTTATGGCTCTCATTACTGTTTTATACACGATTGGGGGAGGCATTCACATTTCTATGAAAGGAAAAGCCTCCCCCTTAATTAATGCCAGTATATTAGGGTTTGGAGCTATGCTTGCGAATCTTATAGGAACAATGGGTGCTTCCATGCTTCTCATTCGCCCTCTTATTGCCTTAAATCGTTATCGACACTATAGATCTCATATCATTATTTTCTTTATTTTCCTTGTTGCAAATATTGGGGGAGTACTAACTCCCTTAGGTGATCCACCCCTGTTTATTGGTTTTTTAAACGGGGTTGATTTTTTTTGGACTACAACTCATTTAATTTATCCGTTTTTAATAGTGGGGGGGGCTATTTTAGTCGTTTTTTGGGCTATTGATCATTATTATTTCTACCATGATCCTTCTGTTCTAGATCCAGACCATCTGCAGGGAGAAGCCAAAATCACAGTTAAAGGACAGCAAAATTTTCTTTTCTTAAGTGGCGCTATTTTTATCGTAATTATGGAAAGTATGATTACACAAAAACCTCATGTCACACTCGCAGGGGTGTCCATAGATTTAGCTGCTCTCATCCGTGATACTACCCTTTTCTTTATTGCCATAGCCTCCTGGAAATTCACACCATCTACAGTACATGAAGCTAACCGCTTTACGTGGGCCCCCCTAGAAGAGGTTGCCATGGTCTTTTTAGGGATATTTATAACCGTTATTCCTGTTTTGGGCATGTTAAAAGCCGGAGAAGCAGGACCCTTGGGCTCACTTATTCTCATGGCAAATCCCCATAATATTCCCGATGTTAATCTGTATTTCTGGCTCACAGGTCTTTTTTCTGCCTTTCTTGACAATGCGCCAACTTACCTCATTTTCTTTAACATGGCAGGAGGCAATCCAGTATCCTTGATGACTGAATATGCGCCAATTTTAGAGGCTATTTCTCTTGGCGCCGTTTTCTTAGGCGCTATGACGTATATAGGGAATGCCCCAAACTTTGTGATTCGTAGCATTGCAATCCAATCCCACATAAAAATGCCAGGATTTTTAGCCTATATCCTTTGGTCATCTTGCATTTTACTACCGATTTTTATTATATTTAGTTGGTTTTGGTTTGGATGA